DNA sequence from the Actinomycetota bacterium genome:
GGAAGGGCGGAAACGACAGGGTGCGCCGTGGTCGCCAAGGCAGGCGCTCCGCGAGGTCGAGGACTTCGGAGAGCACGCGCGCGTTGCGCTCGAGGTCGATGCGCGGGGCAAGGCGCAGTTCGAATCCGGCCGCCGCGAGGATGGCGGCGAGAGCATCGGCGCCGGGTTGGCGGTTTCCGCGCTCGTAGGCGTTCAGAACCGACCTGGGGATGCCGGCCTTGCGCGCGAGGGCGGCCTGGCTGAGTCCGGCGCGCGCCCGGGCGTCGGCGAGCAGTCCAGATGCGACACTCATGACGCAATGTTAGCGGATCCGCTAACGCTGGGGTAGGGCCTTGCCGGCGCGCGCCAGGATGTCGGGCAGGGTCTGGCCTGCGAGGGATTCCAGCACGGCGTCGGCGCCCTCCATCGGGAGGCGGCGGGTGAGGGCGTTTGGGATCGCGATGCAGGTGAGGCCGGCGGCCTTGGCGGCGCGGATACCGTTGGGGGAGTCCTCGAAGGCGACGGTGTTGTCGGGGCGCAGGTTCAGGCGCGCGAGCGCTTCGCGATATGAGGCCGGGTCCGGCTTTGCGCGGCCGACGTCGTCGCGACAGACGATCGCATCGAACTCCTCCAACCCGGCTGCGGTGCGGTAGCGCTCGACGTGGGAGCGCGTCGAACTGGAGGCGATGCCGACGCGAAGTCCGGCAGCGCGCGCCTCGGAGATACGTTCGGCGGCGCCCGGCATCGGGCGGCATCCGTTCATCAGTTCCCGGAAGGCCACCTTGTGCTCTGCCTGTAGGACCGCCCGGTCCAAGGTCTGGTCGAGGGCCGACTCCAGGTGGGCCACGGGATCGAAGGCGCCGACCGTTCCGATGCACTTCGCCCAGTCCTCGAACGTCAGTTTGGCTCCGCGCGCGAGATAAACCCGCTCCCACGAGGAGAAATCGGGCACTTCGGTATCAACCAGTAGGCCGTCGAAGTCGAAGATCAGTCCGTAGACATCTGACAAGTCGGATGCACAATTCTCAGCCGCAAGATGGACGATCCGTTTCCCGAAAGGAAGAGTAATGACAAACTGTCGTGTCGCACCCGCGTCAGCGGTTCGGCTTGCTCCCTTCGGCCAGGCTGACGGCTTTGCGGGCGCACTTGTCGCAGATGTAGATTCCCGGCCCGGCGACGAGCGCTTGCCCTTCCGATCCTGCGCGTCCACAGAAGGAGCAATGCAGCTTGTCCCGGCCTTTGTCAAGAAGCTCCATCGCGCATCACATTCCCAGATTGTAAAGAAACGCTCCGGCGCACTGAATCAAACCGCCTCCACCCCCGCGACAAATCGTCCAGGACTTCGCGGCTCCACCCCAGTTGAGGAGCGGGGGATCGAATCCGCCTGTTCCGTCCATCACGATATCGATTGCCTGGCAAGGTGCGTCGACAGCGTGACAGGGGTCGTTGTCCGACTCGGGTCCGGCCCAAGCTGGCGAGGCACCGACACCAAGCGCCGCGACGAGCATTCCAACCATGAGACGTCTGCTGATGGCCATTGAAACCCTCCCCAGGTCGAAGCCACCGACATTCCGGAACATAATGCTGGCCGCGTCGGTTGGTCAAGGGGATCGCTCGGGTGTGTTGAGGGGATCACGGGTGAGGCCCGATGTAGGGCACGGGCTGGACGTCACGACCCCCGAACCGATCCCGGGCGGCGCTAGCGGAGGAGCTCGTCGCTCGGCCGCGAATGTCTCGCAGCCGAATTCAGGGCGCGCGCGGCGCACTGCGACGCTGAAGCCCAGATGCTCAATGCCGCGCACGAACTCGCCGCATGCGCGGGTGTCGCCGTGGACCTCGACGAACAGCCGACGCGCGCGCGCCAGGGCGGCTCCGTCCCGCGCGAGGACCTCGTGCTCGGATCCCTCGATGTCCATCTTCAGAACGTCAACATGATCGAGGCCGTGGCGGTCGAGCAGTTCGCCGAGGCGGATCCCGGGAACGACCACGGTGTGTCCGGGTCCGGCATCGGCGCGCGCGCTGCCGTGCCGTGGGTTGGACCCGATTGTGAACGCGACCCCGCCCGGTGGCGGATCGCCGACCACGCAGACGTGCTCCACTGCCGCGCGCGGGAACTTGCTTCGCAGTTCCTCGGCCAGGCTCGGGTTCGCCTCCACAAGAAGCACGGTGTCCAGTCGGCAGGTCGCTGCGAAGTGGTAAGCGGCCATTCCGGTGTTGGCGCCGAGGTCGACGTAGGTGCGCGCGCTCGACAGGTCGAATGGAGAGGTGTACTCGCCGCCGAAGAAGACCTCGCGGAACGAGGCCAAATCATCCCGCGCGAAGGTGACGCGCAGTGTCATTGGGGTGTCGTCCGCAGCGGGGATGTGCTGGGTGAACCCGAAACGACGCAGTGGAGAGAGCGCCGCCTCGGCTGCTCGTCGCGCGGAGGGAGAACCGGATTCCGCCAGCCAAGCCAACTTGAACAAGGGGTAGCGGGCGAGCATACGGCGCCGGTCGGACGCGTCGACGCGGTAGGTGCGGCAGTAGCCGTTTACGAGGTCCAGGAAGTAGCTCACGCGTCCTCCGCAGGTTGGTTCACGCGCGCAAACGTAGCGGCGCGGGGACGCGGATGCACGCACCCGCCCGTTTCGCTGTCTGTGTCACGGTTTGCCCGGGCGAATCTTTCGCGCGCAGGCCGCCGGGCGTCGCGCGCGCGCGGCCCGCTCGTTGAGAACTGTGAGCGCCGTGTCGGTCCGGCGCCACGACGGAGTAAGGGGCGACCGTCTTGAGCCATCATGTGCCGGCCCGCGTGCTCGTCACGGGCGGAGCCGGGTTCGTCGGCAGTCATTTGGTTGAGCGCCTCATCGCGCGCGGGGATCAAGTGACAGTGCTCGACGATCTTCGAAACTCGACCACCGAGAACTTGTCGGCGGTCGCGAACCGAGTTCGCTTCGTCCTCGGTGACTGCGGCGTTGCCGCTCGACTCATTGCCGAGGAAGAGTACGACGTCGTATTCCACTTGGCTTCGCCGGCATACGTTCCGCCTTCGGTCGATGATCCCATCGGAGACTTGCGTGCGAACGCCGAGCAGACGCTGCTGATTCTTCAGGCTCTGCGAGACCTCTCGTCCCGCCCTCGGTTGGTGCATGTCTCGAGCGCGGCGATCTACGGTCAGCCGAACGTGCAACCGATTCGCGAGGAGTGCCCTCCGTCGCCGGTGTCGCCCTACGGTGTGGACAAGTTCTGCGCTGAGGAGCATGTGCGCGTCGCGTCGCTTCTGCACGGCATCCGCGCCACCGTCTTGCGTTACTTCCCGGTTTACGGGCCGCGCCAGCGCAAGCAGGTTGTGTACGACCTCGTGAACAAGCTTCGAGTGAACCCACGGCGGGTCGAGGTGTTCGGAACGGGGCGAGAACTGCGCGATCTGGGGTACGTGGACGACGTCGTTTCGGCGACGATCGTCGCGGCCGACTGCGCGCCCGCGCGCGGGGAGGCTTTCAACGTCGGCTCCGGCCACATGGTCACGATCGCGCAACTCGCCGAAACGATCGCGCGCGCGATGGGAGTGACGCCGGAGATCGTGTTTACCGGATCCGTCCGCCCCGGCGATTCCGAGCGGATGGTGGCCGATATTTCGAGACTCGGAGAACTGGGATACGAGCCGGCAGTCTCGTTCGAGGCCGGTGTGTCGCGCACCGTTGCGTGGGCGACCGGGCAGTCCCCGCAAATGGCCGAAGGGGTCGCGTAGATGCGCGTCGCATTCGTGCCTGCCGCGCGCCTGTTGTCGGATCGCGCCGCGAACGGTGAAGCGCTGATCGCGGCAGCACTCTTGCGCGCGCTGGCGGCTCGCGGGCACGACGTGATCGCCTACTGCGAGCGCGCGGAGGGCAGCTTCGACGGGATAGATGTCCGGGAGATCTCGGTCCGGGGCCCGACGGTCGGGGCGGGGCGCATTGCGTTTGCCCGGCGTATCGCGCGCGACTGCGCTACGCAGAACCTCGACGTTGTGCACTTGCTGTTCCCATTCACGACCGCGGACGGATACACGCTGGCCGGCGGTGCTCCGCTGGTCGTCGGGCCCGTGAACCTGCCCTGGCCGCAGGTCGCGTCGCGCCGCGGGAAACCGGCCGCGCGCCTCGCAGCCGTGGTTACCGATTCGATTGAGGCGAGGCTGCACCGACGCACGCTGGCGCGCGCGGATCGGATCTTGGTGACCGGGTCCTCCTCGTACGAGGCGATCCCGTTGCAGGTTCGTGAGCGCGCCGTTGAGATCCCCTTCGGCGTGGACGTCGAGCGGTTCGGCGCGACCCCGCTGCCGCACGATCCGGTGATCGTGTTCTTCTCGGTCTTGTCCGAGCGCAAGGGTGTTCGCGTGTTGCTGGAAGCTATGCCGCATGTCCTGCGCCGGATTCCCGCCGCGCGCCTGGTGATCGCCGGCGACGATCCGACCGGGTTGCGGCCGGCGCTCGAGGCGCGCGCGCGCGAACTCGGGGTTGCGGTGGAATTCATTGGGGCGGTCGAGCCGGCGCAAGCGCCGGAGATCTATGCGCGCGCGCGCGTCGTGTGCCAGCCCAGTTTTGGGGAGCCCTTCGGCATGACCGTCGTCGAGGCGATGGCGAGTGGACGTCCGGTGGTCGCTACCGGATCCGGAGGCATTCCCGACGCAATCGTGGATGGCCGCGGCGGACGACTTGTCCCCCGCGGAGACGAGCGATTGCTGGCGGATGCGCTCGCGTCGGTCCTGGCCGATCCGCTCGGCGCGGAAGCTATGGGGGCATTCAACCGCGCGCGCGCCGAGCGGCGATTCGCACTCGCACGCGTTGCCGAACGCATCGAACTGACCTACGAGGCTTTGGCGGCCGGGCGTTCCGTGGAGCACGCGCATGCCTCCTGAAGTCGCACCCGGCGTCGTCGAGCATCCGGAGCTGGATGCCGGTCCGACCGCGCACCCCGAACTTGATTCCTCGCAAGTCAAGAGCCTGGCGATGCGCGGCTTCGGAACCCTGCTCGTGCGTACGATCGGGCAGCGCGGCCTGCAGATGGCGGGCAACATCTTGCTTGCTCGCTGGCTGGCGCCGGAGACCTTCGGCATCTACGCGATCGTCAGCTTTGTTGTGGGGATGGCGGGGTTTCTCTCGGACCTCGGGCTCGGCGCGTCGCTGATCCAGCGTCGCGAGCGCTTGACCGAGCGGGATCTGCGAACCGCGTTCTCGCTCAGTCTGATGCTGAACCTCGTCGTGGTCGGAACGCTGTGGGCTGTTGCGGGTCCCCTGGTGCGCGCCTACCACTTGCACACAGTCAACGTCCTTGCCGTACGCATGCTGGCCGCGTCGATTCTCTTTTCGACGTTTACCACGATTCCGTCGATCAGGCTGGAGCGAGAGCTGAAGTTCGGCCGCCTCTCGGCCGCGGATTTGTCGGGGCAGCTTGTGTACGTGCTGATCGCCGTACCTCTAGCATTCACGTTCCGCCATCCGAACGTGTCGCTCGCGCGCGCCGACGACGCGGTGTGGTGCTTCGTGTGGGCGACCCTCGCCTCGCGCGCGGTGCATGCGCTGGTGATAAACGTGTCGTCGTGGTGGCGCCCGCGACTCGGGCTCGACCGTCGGGCAATGCGCGCGATGCTTGCCTTCGGGTTGCCGTACCAAGCGAACGGATTCGTCAACGCGATCAAGGACAATTTCGTGCCGACGTTCATCGCGTTCGTCGCCGGCGCGAAGTCCGTCGGCTACGTGATCTGGGCCGTCGGGATGGCGACCAACGCGCTGTTCTTGCTGCCGATCGTCAGCCGAGTCACGTTCCCCGCCTACGCGCGCCTGCAGGACGACCCTCCCGCGCTGAAGGATGCCATCGAGAAGTCGATCAAGTGGGTTGCTGCGACGGTGTTTCCGACCACGTTGCTGCTGGCTGCGCTGGCCAGACAGATCGTCGAGCACGTCTACGGTCCCAAGTGGTTCCCCGGGCTCACTTCCTTCTATCTGCTGTGCATTCCGATGATGAACGCGGCCTACTCGACGGTGATCGTCAGCGCGTTGTACGGACTAGGGCGCGCGCGAGCGGTGTTGCGGCTGACGCTCATCTGGGCGGTGGCCGGTTGGGCGCTCGGGGTGCCGCTGACGTTGTGGATCGGCAAGGACGGATTCGCGCTCGGGATGTTCGCTGTGTCGTGGTTGGCGGTGCTCAGCGTGCGCGAGATGAACAAGGTTGTGCGTGTGAACTTCGTTCGGCCGCTGCTTCGGATTTTGGTCTTGTCGGCGATTCCCGCAGTCGTCGTCGCGAGCTTCGCTCGGTTCGTGGTGCACGACTCGCTGCAGTTGGTCGCGGTCGGGGCTTTGGGAGTAGCCGGATACCTTGGGCTGATGTTCGCGGCCGGCGAGCTGGACGACGTGCGTGCGATGATCCGGCGCGCGCGCGCGCCTATCGCGCCTGCCCGCCCTCCGGCGCCGGTTGCGGCGGAAGCGGTGACCGATCGTGCGTAGCCCTGTGGCGTCCCCGTGCGCGGTCTGCGGCGGCGACCGTCGTCCGGCTCTGCGCATGGACGCGTGGAGAATCGATCGTTGCGGAACGTGTGGGCTGCACGCTCTGTCGCCGCAGCCCGATGGCGTTCGCATGGAGGAGTTCGACGACGGATCGGCCTACGACGTAGCGTTCGCGCTCCGTGAGCCGATCCTGGCGCAACACGATCGCACGCTCGACGCGGTCGAGCGATGGGTCGGCCCGGGACGCTTGCTCGACGTCGGCAGCGGTCCTGCGTTCCTGTTGGAGGCTGGGCGCGCGCGTGGATGGGACTCCGTCGGCGTGGACCCATCGTCGTTCGCGGTGGAGCATGCCCGCGGGCTCGGTTTCGAGGCGCACGAGGGGATGCTTGAGGACCTTCGGCTGGAGGAAGGCGGCTACGACGCCGTCGCGCTGCTGCAGGTCGTCGAGCACCTGGTGGATCCCCGTCCGCTCCTGGCCGAGTGCCGGCGCCTGCTTCGGCCCGGCGGTGCTTTGGTCGTGGCGACTCCGAACCCGGTGAGTGTGCTGGCGCGCGTGAAGCGCGAACGGTTCAACTACTGGATTCCACCGACGCACTGCGTGTGGTACACGCCCGACGCCCTCGGGCGATTGCTGGACGCCGCAGGTTTCGCTTCCGCGTGTCGCTCCACTTGGAGCGCGCGCGCGCCGGGGCTGCACGACGGGGAGGACATCCTCGCCTCGACCCGCTTCGGACGGCGCATTCCGGTTCGCGCGCGCCGCGCCGCCGGCGACATCCTGGTGCGCGCGACCGATGCATTTGGACTTGGTTCGATCGTTGAGCAGATCGTGCTGCGGCGGGAGGCCGAATGCGACTGACGGTTGCGATTCTGGCCCAGGACGAAGCGCGCATGATCGAGCGCGCCGTCGCTTCGGGCCGGTTCGCAGATGAGGTCTTGGTAATCGACGGTGGCTCGACAGATGCCACCGTAGAGATTGCGCGTCTTGCTGGCGCGCGAGTCGTCGGGCGCCCCTTCGACGATTTCGCGCGCCAGCGGAACTTCGCCCTCAAGCAGGCGCACGGGGACTGGGTGCTTTTCGTCGACGCCGATGAGCGGGTGACGCCGGCTCTGGCGCGTGAGGTGCTGTCGCTTCTTGCCGGCTCGCCCGACGCAGATGCTTACGCCGTCCCGCGCGAGAGCATGGCGCTGGGGCGACGTTTGAAGTGGCATCCGGGCGGTCCCGACGCGCCGGTGCGGCTGATGCGACGCGATGCGGTGCGCTGGGTCGGCTTGGTTCACGAGCGGATTGAGGGCGCGCGCCGGACCGGACGCCTGTCGGCCCCTCTGGTGCACTTCACGCACCGGTCGGTCTCCGAGGTCGTGCGCAAGATCGATGCATACACGGAGTTCCAGGCTTCCGAACTGGTCGCGCGCGGGGCGAAGCCTCCTGCGGCGCGCACGCTTGTTGCGGCGTTTCCGAAGGCCTTCGTTCGCTTGTGGCGCTCGGGCTTGCGTGCGGAAGGGGGCGCCGGCGCCGTAGAGGCAGTCCTTCTTGCGTTCAATGAGGCGCTGGTGGTGGCTAAGGTGTGGGAGAAGACCCGGCCGGAACCCCTGCAGGAGACCTACCGGCGGGCCGACGAGGAACTGGATCTGCCGGAGCCTCGCGACGACGGGACCGAGGAGGTGCAGTGAACAAGGCCGCCGGCACCCAAGCCACGGTGTGCGCGTGCGGTGGCGCGCGCTACCGCAGGGTGCTGCGCGCGGACCGCTACTGCACCTACGGCGTCAACACGGAGCCGTTGGAGTACTCGTTGATCCGCTGCCTGGCATGCGGCTTGGTGCGGACGTCCCCGGCACCCGAAGACCACGATCACAGCTCTTATCGCGACGACGCGTTCGTCGAGACTTACCTTGCCCGGGAAGAGCTTTTCCAAAGATTGCTTCGTTCCACGATGGACGACATTACCCTTCTCGCTCCGCCGCCCCGACGTTTCGTTGATGTCGGCGCGAACATCGGGACCATCGTGAGCATGGCGACCGCTCTCGGCTACGACGCGACCGGCGTGGAGCCGAACGAAGCAGCAGCCGAAGTCGGCCGCGCGCGCGGCTTGCAGATGATCTCAGCACCGCTGGTTTCCGCGGGGTTTTCCGACGAGAGTCTCGACATTGTTTGTCTCTCGGCAACCGCCGAGCACGTCGCCGAACTCGACCAATCTCTTGCTCTTTGCAGACGACTATTGCGTCCCGGCGGAATGCTGTTCGTCGCAAACTCGCCGAACTACCGGTCCTTCGGCGCGCGATATGAGCGCGCGCTCTGGTATGGGATCCAACCGACGGGACACGTCTGGCAGTTCTCGCCGGCGACCCTTCGCGCGGTGTTCGCGCGCGCCGGGTTCCGAGTAGTCTTCGAGCGAACCTTCAACCTTCACCGCGATTTCGGACGGAATCGCAAGGAACGGCTGCGCAAGGCCGCCTTCGGACTTGCGGCGGCCACGGGGTTGGGGGACGCGCTTTCGATGGCGGGGGTACGGCCGTGAAGGACTACGTTGCACGCATGCACCGGCGTATCCACGATTACGAGGATCGCCGCGACGCTCCGAAGTTCGGATCCGTCGGCGTCGGGTCGCTGATCCGAATGCCTTCGATGTTCCATCATCCCGAGCGCCTTTTCGTCGGCTCGGCGACGACGATCCACCCCTACTGCCGGATTGAGATCGTTACGGAGAACCCACACTTGGAAGGTCCGCCGCTTCCGGAGCGCGATGCGCGCATCGAGATCGGCGATCGGGTCGTGATCAACTCCTTTGCTCACTTCGGTGCGATGCAGCGCATCGTGCTCGGCGACGATGTCGGCATCGCGTCCGGGGTGTGTATCGAGGATCACCAGTACGAATACGAGGAAGCTTCGGACGTCATCCCGCTGAAGAAGCAACCCTTCCGTGTGGCCGAAGTGATCATCGAAGACGGCGTGATGATCGGGGAGCACGCTACGGTCTTGGCCGGCGTGCGGATTGGACGCAACTCGTGGGTGGGTGCGAACTCGGTTGTGACGCGAGACGTTCCTGCGTACTCGGTCGTCGCAGGCGTTCCGGCCCGGGTGATCCGCCGGCGCGATTCCGTGACGGGGGAGTGGGAGCGGGCGTGAAGACGACGGCCGTCGTGCTGAACTGGCGGCAGCCGCACGAGACGATCGCGGCGCTGTCGTCTCTTCGCGATACCGGAGTCGACGCGATCGTCGTTGACAATGCCTCGGGAGACGGGTCCGTGGATGCGATCCGCGATGCGTACCCCGGCGTCGTGATGATCGAGAACGGCGTCAATGCGGGATATGCCGGCGGCAACAACACCGGGATTCGCCTGGCCCTAGACCGGGGGACCGATGCGGTGCTGGTGCTTAACAGCGACGTCGTGGTGGAACCGGGTGCGCTCGATTTGCTCACCCAGGCTTTGCTGGATCACCCGGAGTGGGGGATCGCCGCACCGGTGTCTCTGTGCCGCGACGACCCCTCGATCGTCGACTTCTATCGCGCGACCGTCGATTTGGATCACCTTGCGGTGCATGCGCAAGGCCGGGATGAGCCTCTCGGCGAACTCGGCGATTGTGAGACCGACTACGCCACGGGCAGCGCGATGTTGATCCGGCGCTCGCTGATCGAGGAGATTGGTCTGTTCGACGAGCGGTTCTTCCTCGTGTGGGAGGATGTTGACTTCGGGGTGCGCGCGCGCGCCGCGGGTTCGCGAATCGGCGTGGTTGCGCGCGCGCGCGTCCACCACGGGCGCAGCGTCTCCTTCGGTGGCGAGGCGACGCCGATGTACCAGTACTTCTTCGTGCGCAACTCATTCCTGATCGTCGCCAACCACTTGCGGGGCGTGCGGCGGGCTCGCACGCTTCGGGCGATCTCGCGCCGGTATCGCGGATGGATTAGTCAACCGCAGACCTCTCAGCCGGTCGCGCGTGCGATCGAGCTGGGGCTCGCTCATGGGCGCGCGCGAGCCTTCGGGCCCCCTCCAAAAGCCGCCGAGTTCGATGTGCCCGTTTCGCCCGGCTCGTAGGCAATTGCCGGGGGAGGTTCGCACCGCTTCGCGACGAACGGGCCCTCGGTCCGCAATCTGAGCAATGCGTAACCATGCTTGATTGACCCGGTAAACATGGCGTTTCTGGGCACATCTGTGGCAGGAGCGACAGGTTGAACAGAGAAACCTTCGATTGTTCGTCGCATCTGTCGGCGTCCGTTGCGGGTTGACGAAGGAGCGGTGATGAGAACAAAGCGGTGCGCATCCAAGCGAGTGGGGGCGAGCGCGGCGTCTTTCGTCCTTGCGCTCGGGCTCGCGGTATCGGGCACCGGTGTTGCGCATCCCATCACGAGCGGTTTCCAGACGAACTTCGACGTCGAGGCTCCCGGTCCGTTGCCGGGAACTAATCCCACCGACTCCTGGGAGATCAAGAGCGGGGCGTGGACCGTTGAGGACCAGTCGATGAGCGATACGCCGACGGCCGGGGCCAATCGGGTTCTTGTCCAGCAATCACGCGCCGCGGTGCCCAATGAGCCGATGCTGTTCGTGCGCGGCAGGGTCTTCCGCACGTTCACCGCCGAGGTAACCGCAGCCATCATGGACTCACAGACGGCGCTTGGTGACCTGCCTCCGGGAGTCAGCGTCGGCATGGTCTTCCGCGCGCCGGTCACCGAAGGGGTTGCCGACAAGGACAACCTGTATCTCTTCAGTGCCGTGGTCACGGGGATCAATGGCGACTTTCCCACCGGCAAGATCTATGCGCTGTGGAAGCGCATCGGCCGCGGGTACTTCCTGTTGTCGACGAAGATGGCGCCTACGTGGGCGGATCTCAGCAAGCCGCATCGGTACAAGGTGGTCGTCGCCGGCGGACGCATCCAGGCCTTCGTGGACGGACGCATGGTGATCGATCACACCGATGTTCCCTCGGGCGACACTCCGACGGCGGCCGACCCCTTCCCGGGTCTGCCTTACGACTCCGGCGCGGTTGGGCTGCGAACTTCGGGAACGCGCGCGTGGTTCGACAACTTCACGGTTGTCGGTGACGGAGCGTACGAAGGCAGGGCCAACGCCGGCGATGTTTATGCGAGCCACGGGGAGAACGGCCAGGTCCGGCGCGGGACGTCAATGCAAGCGACGCAAGAACTGGACCGGTACCGGGCCGACGCGGCCGACACCGGGTACCAGTACTCCGAAGACGACTTCGAGGAGGC
Encoded proteins:
- a CDS encoding helix-turn-helix transcriptional regulator; amino-acid sequence: MSVASGLLADARARAGLSQAALARKAGIPRSVLNAYERGNRQPGADALAAILAAAGFELRLAPRIDLERNARVLSEVLDLAERLPWRPRRTLSFPPFHREVG
- a CDS encoding HAD-IA family hydrolase, translating into MSDVYGLIFDFDGLLVDTEVPDFSSWERVYLARGAKLTFEDWAKCIGTVGAFDPVAHLESALDQTLDRAVLQAEHKVAFRELMNGCRPMPGAAERISEARAAGLRVGIASSSTRSHVERYRTAAGLEEFDAIVCRDDVGRAKPDPASYREALARLNLRPDNTVAFEDSPNGIRAAKAAGLTCIAIPNALTRRLPMEGADAVLESLAGQTLPDILARAGKALPQR
- a CDS encoding ClpX C4-type zinc finger protein — encoded protein: MELLDKGRDKLHCSFCGRAGSEGQALVAGPGIYICDKCARKAVSLAEGSKPNR
- a CDS encoding FkbM family methyltransferase; its protein translation is MSYFLDLVNGYCRTYRVDASDRRRMLARYPLFKLAWLAESGSPSARRAAEAALSPLRRFGFTQHIPAADDTPMTLRVTFARDDLASFREVFFGGEYTSPFDLSSARTYVDLGANTGMAAYHFAATCRLDTVLLVEANPSLAEELRSKFPRAAVEHVCVVGDPPPGGVAFTIGSNPRHGSARADAGPGHTVVVPGIRLGELLDRHGLDHVDVLKMDIEGSEHEVLARDGAALARARRLFVEVHGDTRACGEFVRGIEHLGFSVAVRRARPEFGCETFAAERRAPPLAPPGIGSGVVTSSPCPTSGLTRDPLNTPERSP
- a CDS encoding NAD-dependent epimerase/dehydratase family protein, which encodes MSHHVPARVLVTGGAGFVGSHLVERLIARGDQVTVLDDLRNSTTENLSAVANRVRFVLGDCGVAARLIAEEEYDVVFHLASPAYVPPSVDDPIGDLRANAEQTLLILQALRDLSSRPRLVHVSSAAIYGQPNVQPIREECPPSPVSPYGVDKFCAEEHVRVASLLHGIRATVLRYFPVYGPRQRKQVVYDLVNKLRVNPRRVEVFGTGRELRDLGYVDDVVSATIVAADCAPARGEAFNVGSGHMVTIAQLAETIARAMGVTPEIVFTGSVRPGDSERMVADISRLGELGYEPAVSFEAGVSRTVAWATGQSPQMAEGVA
- a CDS encoding glycosyltransferase family 4 protein, giving the protein MRVAFVPAARLLSDRAANGEALIAAALLRALAARGHDVIAYCERAEGSFDGIDVREISVRGPTVGAGRIAFARRIARDCATQNLDVVHLLFPFTTADGYTLAGGAPLVVGPVNLPWPQVASRRGKPAARLAAVVTDSIEARLHRRTLARADRILVTGSSSYEAIPLQVRERAVEIPFGVDVERFGATPLPHDPVIVFFSVLSERKGVRVLLEAMPHVLRRIPAARLVIAGDDPTGLRPALEARARELGVAVEFIGAVEPAQAPEIYARARVVCQPSFGEPFGMTVVEAMASGRPVVATGSGGIPDAIVDGRGGRLVPRGDERLLADALASVLADPLGAEAMGAFNRARAERRFALARVAERIELTYEALAAGRSVEHAHAS
- a CDS encoding oligosaccharide flippase family protein produces the protein MPPEVAPGVVEHPELDAGPTAHPELDSSQVKSLAMRGFGTLLVRTIGQRGLQMAGNILLARWLAPETFGIYAIVSFVVGMAGFLSDLGLGASLIQRRERLTERDLRTAFSLSLMLNLVVVGTLWAVAGPLVRAYHLHTVNVLAVRMLAASILFSTFTTIPSIRLERELKFGRLSAADLSGQLVYVLIAVPLAFTFRHPNVSLARADDAVWCFVWATLASRAVHALVINVSSWWRPRLGLDRRAMRAMLAFGLPYQANGFVNAIKDNFVPTFIAFVAGAKSVGYVIWAVGMATNALFLLPIVSRVTFPAYARLQDDPPALKDAIEKSIKWVAATVFPTTLLLAALARQIVEHVYGPKWFPGLTSFYLLCIPMMNAAYSTVIVSALYGLGRARAVLRLTLIWAVAGWALGVPLTLWIGKDGFALGMFAVSWLAVLSVREMNKVVRVNFVRPLLRILVLSAIPAVVVASFARFVVHDSLQLVAVGALGVAGYLGLMFAAGELDDVRAMIRRARAPIAPARPPAPVAAEAVTDRA
- a CDS encoding class I SAM-dependent methyltransferase; its protein translation is MRSPVASPCAVCGGDRRPALRMDAWRIDRCGTCGLHALSPQPDGVRMEEFDDGSAYDVAFALREPILAQHDRTLDAVERWVGPGRLLDVGSGPAFLLEAGRARGWDSVGVDPSSFAVEHARGLGFEAHEGMLEDLRLEEGGYDAVALLQVVEHLVDPRPLLAECRRLLRPGGALVVATPNPVSVLARVKRERFNYWIPPTHCVWYTPDALGRLLDAAGFASACRSTWSARAPGLHDGEDILASTRFGRRIPVRARRAAGDILVRATDAFGLGSIVEQIVLRREAECD
- a CDS encoding glycosyltransferase family 2 protein — encoded protein: MRLTVAILAQDEARMIERAVASGRFADEVLVIDGGSTDATVEIARLAGARVVGRPFDDFARQRNFALKQAHGDWVLFVDADERVTPALAREVLSLLAGSPDADAYAVPRESMALGRRLKWHPGGPDAPVRLMRRDAVRWVGLVHERIEGARRTGRLSAPLVHFTHRSVSEVVRKIDAYTEFQASELVARGAKPPAARTLVAAFPKAFVRLWRSGLRAEGGAGAVEAVLLAFNEALVVAKVWEKTRPEPLQETYRRADEELDLPEPRDDGTEEVQ
- a CDS encoding class I SAM-dependent methyltransferase encodes the protein MNKAAGTQATVCACGGARYRRVLRADRYCTYGVNTEPLEYSLIRCLACGLVRTSPAPEDHDHSSYRDDAFVETYLAREELFQRLLRSTMDDITLLAPPPRRFVDVGANIGTIVSMATALGYDATGVEPNEAAAEVGRARGLQMISAPLVSAGFSDESLDIVCLSATAEHVAELDQSLALCRRLLRPGGMLFVANSPNYRSFGARYERALWYGIQPTGHVWQFSPATLRAVFARAGFRVVFERTFNLHRDFGRNRKERLRKAAFGLAAATGLGDALSMAGVRP
- a CDS encoding acyltransferase, whose product is MKDYVARMHRRIHDYEDRRDAPKFGSVGVGSLIRMPSMFHHPERLFVGSATTIHPYCRIEIVTENPHLEGPPLPERDARIEIGDRVVINSFAHFGAMQRIVLGDDVGIASGVCIEDHQYEYEEASDVIPLKKQPFRVAEVIIEDGVMIGEHATVLAGVRIGRNSWVGANSVVTRDVPAYSVVAGVPARVIRRRDSVTGEWERA
- a CDS encoding glycosyltransferase family 2 protein; protein product: MKTTAVVLNWRQPHETIAALSSLRDTGVDAIVVDNASGDGSVDAIRDAYPGVVMIENGVNAGYAGGNNTGIRLALDRGTDAVLVLNSDVVVEPGALDLLTQALLDHPEWGIAAPVSLCRDDPSIVDFYRATVDLDHLAVHAQGRDEPLGELGDCETDYATGSAMLIRRSLIEEIGLFDERFFLVWEDVDFGVRARAAGSRIGVVARARVHHGRSVSFGGEATPMYQYFFVRNSFLIVANHLRGVRRARTLRAISRRYRGWISQPQTSQPVARAIELGLAHGRARAFGPPPKAAEFDVPVSPGS